The Kribbella sp. NBC_00662 nucleotide sequence GGAAGATCACGTCGTACGTCCGGGCGTCGTCGGTGGACGTCGTCCTCGTCACCGGCGACCTCGCCGACCACGGACTCGAGATCGAGTACGCCGAGGTCGCCGGCGAGCTGTCCGTGGACGTCCCGGTGCTGGTGCTGCCGGGCAACCACGACGTCAGCTCGCCGCTCCGGGCCGGGCTGAAGTCGTTCGTGGACTCACCCGGCGACGGCCACCCTGTGCATCAGGTTCGCGACGTGGGTGCGGCGCGCTTCGTCCTCGTCGACAGCACCGTGCCGGGGCAGAACCACGGCCAGCTCTCCGACGAGTCGCTCGCCTGGCTGGACGGCGTACTGCTCGAGCCGTTCGACGGACCAGTGTTCGTTGCCATGCACCACCCACCGCTCGATCTTCATCACCCCGTGATGGATCAGTGGATGCTGCAGGACCGCGATGCGGTGGCGGCCGTGCTGACCGGCAAGCCGATCACAGCCATCCTCACCGGCCACGTGCACAACGCCATCGTCACCACATTCGCCGGCCATCCGGTCCGCGGCGCGCCCGGCATCCGGTCCACCGTTCCCGTCCCCTTCGAGCCCTCCACCGGCACCGGCGGCGGCAGCGTCGTCGACCCGTCCGCCCTCCCCGGCCTGGCCTTCCACATCCACACCCCCGGCGAGCCCCTCCAAACCATCTACAGGTACCCACGATGACCGCCGACCAGGTGCGGGAGCGGGGTGGGATGCAGCTGCATCCGGTGGCTCGGGTCGAGTCGAGTCTGCGCGACCTCGCCGACGCTCCCCGTCAGGGCGACGAGGGTGCTCCCGACGCCTGGGTCGTGTTCGACGAGTCGGTGCGTGCTGCGCTTGCCGACGTCAGGCCCGGCGACGAGCTCATCCTCGTCAGCTGGTTCGACCGGGCCGACCGCTCCGTCCAAAAGGTCCATCCGCGCAGCG carries:
- a CDS encoding metallophosphoesterase, coding for MYVIAHLSDPHLDGSEEARTRLRKITSYVRASSVDVVLVTGDLADHGLEIEYAEVAGELSVDVPVLVLPGNHDVSSPLRAGLKSFVDSPGDGHPVHQVRDVGAARFVLVDSTVPGQNHGQLSDESLAWLDGVLLEPFDGPVFVAMHHPPLDLHHPVMDQWMLQDRDAVAAVLTGKPITAILTGHVHNAIVTTFAGHPVRGAPGIRSTVPVPFEPSTGTGGGSVVDPSALPGLAFHIHTPGEPLQTIYRYPR
- the tsaA gene encoding tRNA (N6-threonylcarbamoyladenosine(37)-N6)-methyltransferase TrmO, which encodes MTADQVRERGGMQLHPVARVESSLRDLADAPRQGDEGAPDAWVVFDESVRAALADVRPGDELILVSWFDRADRSVQKVHPRSDPGRPPTGVFSTRSPDRPNPLGLHRVTVLAVDDLRLQVNNLEALDGTPIVDVKPVIGDISDR